AGCATCTTGCGGGCCACGGCGCGGGCATGCTCGGCATCCGTGGTCAGCACCACCTTGTGTTCAGGCGCGAGGAACGCTGACGGCCCCATCAGTTCGCGGGCCTGAGCGGTGTGTTCCGGGGTGGTCAGGTATGGGTGCGCGCCCGCGCTGCGTCGCGCGGACAGCTTCAGCACCTGCGGCCCCAGGGCCGCTACGACCCGCCGGTGGGCGGGCACCCCGAACTCGTCGAGCTCGTCGAGGTATTCCACCAGCGCGTCGTAGGGCTTGCGGTACTCGGTGACCGCCTCGGGGTGTCCGACGCCGATTCCCAGCAGGAAACGGCCCGGGTAGGCGCGATCGATCCGGTGGAACGACTCCGCCACCGGCTTGGCCGCATCCGACCAGATGTTGACGATGCCGGTGGCCACCTGCAACGTGGTCGTGGCTTCCAGGATCGGTTCGACCCAGGCGAGCTCGGCGGGCGGCGAACCGCCGACCCAGACCGCTCCGTAGCCGAGGGCTTCGATGTCTTTGGCTTGCTCAGGCGTGACGCCACGTCCGAAAGATCCAAACCGGCCGAGGTTGGGTTTGCTCGCAGCAGAATCGGTCATGTTGCCTCCAACCTACCGCCGGACCGCGTCTATTCCAGGTTTGGTACCGGATGGCTTTGGGTAGCTTCGCCCCGATGCTTTCGATGCTGGCGCGCCTGGTGATCGCGGCGCCCAGGCGAGCGCTCGCCGCAGTGTTGTTGTTCACCGTCGTCGCAGCCATCTTCGGCGCCACTGTCACTGAACATCTTGGCGCAGCGGGGTTTCAAGACCCGGGGTCGCCGTCATCGCGCGGTATGAAGGTTCTCACCACGACATTCGGCCAGGGCGAGATGGATCTGACGCTGGTGATCCGCGCCCGGGGCAGCGTGCAGGATAAGTCGACAGCGGCGGCGGGCCGCACGCTTGTCGATGAATTACGCCGATCCGAATTCGTCAAGGATGTCGAATCGCCCTGGGACGGGTCACCGCTGGCTGCCACCCTGGTCGGCAAGGACGGCAACACCGCGCTGGTGATCGCGGGTATCACCGGTTCGGAGAACGACGCGCCCAAGCATGCCAAGACAATCGCGGACCGGTTCACCGGGCAGCGCGACGGGCTACAGGTGATCGCCGGAGGGACGGCGACCGTCGCGTCGGAGATCAACGACCAGTCAGAGCGGGACCTGGTCGGGGCCGAGGCGATCACGCTGCCGCTGTCGCTGATCGTGTTGGTGTGGGTGTTCGGTGGGCTGTTCGCCGCGCTGCTACCGCTGGTGGTGGGTGGCTTGGCGATCATCGGGACGCTCGGCATGCTGCGGGTGATCACGATGTTCGCCGACGTGTCGGTCTTTTCGCTGGACCTGACCACCGCGATGGGCCTGGCCCTGGCGATCGACTACACGCTGCTGCTGATTCACCGGTACCGGGAGGAGTACGCCGAGGTGGGCGACCGCGACGTCGCCCTGCGCCATGCCATGGTGACTGCGGGGCGGACGATCTTGTTCTCCGCCTGCACGGTGTTTCTGGCGGTCAGCGCGCTGGCAGTGTTCCCGATGTATTTCCTGCGCTCGATGGCATACGCCGGCTGTGGGGTGGTCGCGTTGGCCGGTCTGTACGCCGTCGTCGTTGCGCCCGCCGTGATCACACTGCTCGGCGACCGCATCGAGTCGTTGAACATCAGGGCGTTGTTCGGTCGTGGTCACCCGAATCCTGATGTGCGGCAAGGTGTTTTGTATCGGGTTGCGACATTCGTCATGCGCCACGCAGTGCCCTGCGCTGTGGCGGTGGTGGCCCTGCTGCTGCTTCTCGGGTCGCCGTTCGCCGGCGCGCACTTTGGTCTGCCTGACGATCGGGTGCTTCCGACGAGCGCGCAATCCCGCCAAGCCGGCGACATCGTGCGCAGTGAGTTTCCCGCCGATCCGTCGGCGGCCACCTCGATCGTCATCCCAGACGCACGTGAGCTCAGCGTCGGCGACATCGCCGACTACGCGACCGCGCTGTCGAACGTGCCCGGCGTGGAAGCCATTGCGGCGCCAAGCGGTTCGTACGTCCAGGGTCAAGTCGTCGGGCCGCCAGGGCTTCCGGCTGGCGTCAAGGACGGAAGCGTGTGGATGTCGGCGAGCATCCCGGGTTCGTCGCTGGACTCCCGGTATCGAACGGCGGTCGACCAGCTTCGGTCGGTCCCGGTGCCGCATCGTGCCGAGGCGTTGTTCACTGGCGCCGACCAGTTGAACCGCGACTCGGTCGATCAGATCGTGCACCGGCTTCCGGTGGTCCTGTTGCTGGTTGCGGCAACAACTTTCGTCCTGGTGTTTCTGCTGACCGGCAGCCTCGTGCTGCCCCTGGAAGCCTTGGTGCTCAACACGTTGTCGTTGTCGGCGACGCTGGGCGCGCTGGTCTGGGTGTTCCAGGAGGGACACCTCGGTGGCCTGGGCACGACGGCGACCGGAACTCTGGTCGCCGACGTGCTGGTGTTCCTGTTCGCCACCGCGTTCGGGTTGTCGATGGACTACGAGGTCTTCCTGTTGTCGCGGATCAGGGAGCATTGGCTGAAATCCGCACAGCGCCAGGAGGACAACACCGAGGCGGTGAGAATGGGCATCGCCACCGCGGGCCGAGTCATCACCGCCGCCGCGCTGCTGATGGTGATCGTGTTCGCCGGACTGTCCACCGGCCAGGTGTCATTCATGCGGATGATCGGCGTCGGCCTGGCGCTCGCCGTGATTGTCGACGCCACACTCGTGCGGATGGTGCTGATGCCCGCGTTCATGAAGCTGGTCGGCCGGTGGAACTGGTACGCACCCAAGCCGCTCGCCAAACTCCATGCGGCCGTAGGAGTCAGCGAGAGCTAGCCGCGGGTCAGGTCGATCTGACCGGCCAACTCGTGGTCGATCAGGAAGGTCCCCGCCTCGCGCAGGTTGGGCGGATGGAACGAGTAGGCGCTGATACACCCGACCAGGTAGGCGACCTCGGGATCGGTCGCGAAGCCGACCCCGCCGACCCGCGAGACCATCCGCGCGACGCTGGTCTGTAGCTGGTCGCGAAGCCCCAGCCGGATCCACAGCAGATCCGCGAACAACGCGTCGCTGCGGTCGCCGTCGTCGTAACGGGCCGCGACCATCCGCAGGGCCCGCCACACGCCCTCGATCGGAGAGAACAGCTCGACGAAATCGGACTCGTCGAACTGCGGCCGGTCCACCAGCTTGAGCGCGAGCCGGGTGGCGGCGCCGATGTATCCCGCGGTGATGATCAAGCCGAACAGCACGTAACCCGACTTCTCGTTGCGGCCATCGGGATCTTCGACGTCGCTCACCATGGACAGATCGCTGGGGACAAAGACGTTGTCGAAGTTCACCGCATGCGTCTGCGCGGCGCCCAGCGCGGAACTGGTCCACAACGGTGCGACGGACAGTCCCTCGCTACCGTTCCAGATCAGCGTGATCGCTCGCTGATCGGTGTCGCTGAGCACCACACTGGCCATCACGCAGTCCATGCTGTCGGCCAGGCTGCAGGGCTTCTTGCTGCCGGTCACCGTGTAACCGCCGTCGACGGACTCCGCTGTCATGGTGGGGCGAAAGACGCTGCCGTCGATCGTGCCCTCGGAGAAGCCCGACGCGAACACGGTGTTGTTCTCGATCAGCGACTTGACCAGCCCCACGGTCGTCTCGTCGGCGGTCTCGGCGAAGTCGACCAGACCGGCGACCGACAGATAGTGCATGGTGGTCGCCGCGGCCAGCGAGGGGCTGAGATAGCCGACACCGCGTTGCAGCTCAACGGTTTCCACACATGTCGCGCCGAGCCCGCTGAGATCTCGGGGTGCGGTCAGGCGCGGGCCGCCGTGCTGCTTCCACAGGTCGACCACTCCGGTTGCGGGGTCTTCGACGGCCATCAGTCCCAACTTCTCCAGCGTGTCGGTGAGTTCGGGCAGGTGCCTTCGCACGGCGCCGACGTAGGAAAGTCGGGCTTCGAGATCGGTGCGGTCCATCAGGGTGACTCCTTAATTGTCGCGGGCGGCCAAGTACTTCTTCAGCGCCGCAGCCGAATTCATCGACGGCCGCCAGTCGGTGGTGGATTGCAACAGCCCGGAGTCCAGCAGCGGATCACCGAGCGTCACCCAGTGACCAGAGAAGGGAGACAGGTGCATACGGAACAGCAGGTTCGCCCCCGGCTTCAACAGGCGCAGCGGACCCGGGATCAACCGGGCGCCGGTGATCGTGCAGACTTCTCGCACGCTGATGTGGTCCGCCGGGGACACGTTGTAGAGGCCGCCCAGCCCTCGGTCGAGAATCGCCGCATAGGCGTCGACGAGGTCGGTGTCCCAGAGGAACTGATAGAACGACCGCGACGGTGACGGAAACACAACCGATTTCGACAACATGGTCCGTAGCCCCGAGTTGTCGAAATGCCCGCCCACTACGTAGCAGGGCCGTACGACGGCCAACGTCGTCTTGCCATCGCCGTTCGCCCAGTACCAGTTCGCCAGATGCTCCACCAGCGCCTTGTGCTGGAAGTAGTAGTGGCCAGTGTCCTGGTCGCCGGCGGGATAGCGGGTCTCGGGGTATTGCCGGCCGGTGCCACAGGCCGTCACGCCGAGGGCGTTCGCGCTCGAGGTCAGAATCAGTTGCCCGATTCCCACTTCGTGGGCCTGTTCGAGGAGGGTTCGGGTCGCCGCGACGTTGACCTGGTAGGCGCGGCGTTTGTCGCGTGGCTCCTCGACGCAGTACGCCAGATGGACCAGCGCGTCGTAACCGCGCACCGGCGCGAGGTCGAACGAACCGCTCAGGTCCAGATGTGCCTGGCGAATCTTGCTGTGCCGCAAACTTGTCGGATGACGTCCCAGCGCCGTAACTTCGGCGATGTCGTCGTGGTCGCACGCCCATCGCAGCACGGCACGACCGAAGTCGCCGGTCGCGCCCGTGATCGCGAGCCGAAAGCCGTCCCTCATGCAGCTGCCAGAGCCCACGAGAGTTCGCCGGCGAGCGTCTGTGCCGACCAACGGATTTCGTCGACGCTCAGCTCCGAGGTCATGCACACTCGCAGCACCGGCTTACCGACGGGCACGGCCGGGTAGATCGCCGGCGTGACGAAGACTCCGGCGTCGCTCAAGTTGTTCCAGCTCAGCACCGTCCGCAATTCGTCGAACAACCTGATCGGGATGATGGGGGACCAATCGGGACTGTCCTCGTCGGGTCGGTTCAACTCGACGTCGAGCGGCCTGAGGCATTCACGCATCAGACGAGCGTTGCGCTCCAAGCGTTTCCGGCGTTCGGCACCCTCGCCGCTGCGGATCACGTCGATCGCTGCGGCTGCGGCGGCCATCGCGCCGGGCGTTCCCGACGTGCTGAACCACAGTGAACGCGCGCTGAATCGGATCTCGTCGATGATGTCCTGCGAGCCGGCGACGAAACCGCCCAGCCCGCCGATCGCCTTGGACAGCGAGCCCATCAGCACGTCGATGTCCTGAGCCGTGCCGGTGAGTTCGGACAAGCCGGCACCGGTCGGCCCGAATACCCCGATGCCGTGGGCTTCGTCGACCATCAGCAGCGCGCCCGCGTCCTTGCAGACGCTGATGATCTGTTCGAGCGGGGCGGTCGAGCCCTCCATCGAATAGAGCGAGTCGACCAGAACCAAGATGCGTCGAAACGTCGTTCCGGCGTGACGTGCCAGCGCGTCCTTCAACGAGGCGACGTCGTTGTGGTCGAATCTCTCCTCGACGGCTCGGCTCAGCCGTACCCCGTCGCGGATCGAGGCGTGCGCATAGGAGTCCACCACGGCGAGGCAGTCCGGGCCGATCAGACCCTGGATGGTGCCGACGTTGGTCTGGTAGCCCGTGGTGAATACCACCGCGTCGTCGTGGCCGAGCCAGCCCGCGATCGTCTTCTCCAGCGTGACGTGCAGGCTGTAGGTCCCGTTGAGTAGTCGGCTGCCAGTGGTCCCGGTCCCGAATTCCTCGGTCGCGCGCACCGACGCGGCGACCACGTCCGGATGCGTCGACAGGCCGATGTAGGAGTTGGAACCCAGCAGCACGCACTGGCGCCCGCGGACGCCCACCCGTGGCGGGTTGACCGAACTGATCTCCTGGAAGAACGGCATCTGCCCGATGGCGGAGAAATGTCGCGCCATCGCGACGCGCTCGCTGACATCTGTCGAGATGTCACCGGTCACCGAGAATTTCTGCCCGTCGCTGCCCATGTTCTACGCCCCCCGTGTCGTTGCCCCTGGCGACGACGGCGGCACCTGGTACTGGGACAGCCGAAAATTGACGTCTCCGCTCGTCGCCCTGCCTGGCGTACCCGGACCGACGACCGGCCACACCGTTAATTATTCGACGCCGGTGCAACGGTGGACGGGAAAGTTTTTACGCTCGCGCTATTTCCTCGGCGGCGTCGACGTTCTCAGGGAGTGCAACGTCGACCGCGGGCGGCATCTCCAGCGGCAGCAGCACGATGAACCGCGTATCGCCGGGCACCGACTCGACGCGCAGATCGCCGTGATGTTTGTTGACCACGATCTTCCACGCCAGATCCAGGCCGAGGCCGGTGCCTTCGCCCACCGGTTTGGTGGTGAAGAACGGTTCGAAGATGTGCTCGAGCACATCCTCGGGGATACCCGGGCCGGTGTCGCAGATCTCGACTCGCAACATTTCGTTGGCTTCGCGGCAGGTGCGGATCGTGAGCGTGCCGCCGGCGCTACCCATCGCCGCGATCGCGTTGTCGATGATGTTCGTCCACACCTGGTTGAGATCCCCCGGGAAGCAGGGGATTTGCGGCAGAGTTCGATCGAACTCCTTGGCCACCTTGACGTGGCAGGTGCTGTCTTTGCCCAGCCGGTCGGCGAACATGGTCAACGTGCTCTTCAGCAGATCGTGCACGTCGGCCACCTGGAACGGTGCCCGATCCATCTGCGAGTACTGCTTGGCGTCGGCCACCAACGCCGAAATGCGTTGGCTTGCTTCGACGAGCTGATTCATCAGCAGCTCGCTCTCGATCGTGTAGCTGATCCATTTGATCGCCTGCTCCAACGACGCCGATGCTTCGAGTTCGTCGGCGGTGGCGGCGATCCGCTCGAGCCAGTCGGTGTCGATACCACCCTCGACGAACGTCGGAGCGATGTCCCAGCCGTCGTCGATGCCGTGATCGTCCAGCCAGTCGCCGACCGCGTCTTCACGGTCCGAGGTCTCGATCGCGCTCAGGTGCTGCGACGCCGATTTGGCGACCTGCTCGGCGACGGCATCCTGCAGCAGTACCAAGGCATTCAGCGTCTCGGGGCTCACCGTGCCATCGGCCAGCATGGCCAGTTTGGAACGCATGTTGGAGATGCGGCCACGCAACTCCTGGGCCGCGCGCGCGATGGCGGCGGCCGGGTTGTTCAGCTGATGGGTAAGACCCGCGGACAACTGGCCCAGCGCGAGCAGCTTCTCGCGATTGTCGATCAGGCGGCGGGTTCGTTCGGTGCCGACGGCGATGCCGTCGAGCAGGTGAACCGCCATCGGGAACTGGTCTTTCATGAACTCAGCGAACGCCGGGGCGTCCATCACGAAGAACCGCGACGGCTTGGTCACGTGTACCGAGGTGGTGTAGAGCTGTTGCTTCTCGCCGGTAAACGCCTGCCACGCACCGCAATACACGCCCCGATGCGAGGTTCGGTTGGTTTCGATGTCCTGGCCGCCGGAGAGCTTGGACATCGCCAGTTCACCCTCGATCAGCACGTAGAAACAGGTGGCGGGCTCGCCTTCCAGGAATAGCGGGCCCGGCTCGTAGTGGGCGATCTGCCCGTCGGCGCACAGCGTCGCGAGCTGCTCGTCGGTCAGATGCTCGAACAGGAACAGCGTACGCAATTCGTCTGCGTCACAACCACGTTCGACGGTCACGATTCCGCCAGGTAACGGTGAACCAGCATGACAGCCATCGACCCTTCTCCGACCGCCGCCGCGACTCGCTTGGCGGACTCCGACCGAACATCGCCGGCGACGAATACGCCCGGCACACTGGTCTCCAGATGGTGCGGCGGACGGTCCAGCGTCCAGCCGCACACGTTGCGCAGGTCCGGGCCGGTGAGGATGAAGCCGTGATCGTCGCGGGCGAGTACCCCGTCGAGCCAGTCGGTGCGGGGCGCGGCGCCGATGAAGATGAACATCCGCGCGCAGCTGACCTCCTCGGTGGCGCCGGTCTTGTTGTCGCGCAGGGTCAGGGTCTCGAGATGCTCGTCACCGGTCGCGCAGTGCACCTCGGTGCACGTGCGGACGGTGATGTTGGGTCGCGCCTCGATCTGCTGAATCAGGTAGTGCGACATCGACGCTTCCAGCGACGGCCCGCGCACCAGGATCGTGACCGACTTCGCCTGGGTCGACAGGTGCATTGCCGCCTGGCCCGCCGAGTTCGCGCCGCCGATGACGTAGACCTCTTCACCTTCGCAGTCCGTTGCGACCGAGGCTCCGTAGTAGACCCCGCGCCCGGACAGGGTGTCGCATCCGTCGGCCGTCAGCTGGTTGTAGGCGACGCCGGTGGCGACGATGATCGAACGCCCGTCGATGGAGCTGCCGTCGTCGAAGCGGATCGTGCGCTTGGACCCGCTGGCCTCCAGGGCCACCGCCGTGCGCGTGGTGATGAGTTCGGCGCCGAACTTCTCCGCTTGTAGGCGAGCCCGGGTGGCCAGCTGGTCACCGGAGACGCCGTCCGGAAAGCCGAGATAATTCTCGATCTTCGAGCTCTGGCCGGCCTGCCCGCCGGTTGCGGTGGATTCGATCAACACCGTGTGCAGGCCTTCGGAGGCGCCGTACACGGCGGCGGCCAGGCCCGCCGGCCCGCCACCGACCACGATCAGGTCGTAGAAGTCCTGTGAGGGTGTGGTCGTCAGGCCCAGCTTGTCGGCCAGCTCGGCGTCGGTGGGCTCGACCAGCGGGTCGCCTTTCTCGGTCACGACGACGGGCAGCCGCTTGCCGTCCTCCCCGGCGGCCAGCAGCAACTGTTCGCCGTCGGGGTGGTCGGCCTCGAACCACTTGTAGTGCAGCCCGTTGCGGACCAGGAAGTTGCGGGCCTCCCAGGACCGCGCGTGCCAGCGGTGACCGATGAGCTTGGTGTGCGGGATCGCGCGCTCCGGGGCCCGCCGCCAGGCCTCGAGCAGGTCGTCGATGACGGGGTAGAGCTTCTCCTGAGGCGGATCCCACGGCTTGAGCAGGTAGTGGTCCAAGTCGACGACGTTGATTGCGTCGATCGCGGCATGGGTGTCGGCGTATGCGGTGAGCAACACCCGCTTGGCGGCGGGGTAGAGGTCCATCGCCGCCTCGAGGAACTCGATGCCGGTCATCTGCGGCATCCGATAGTCGGCCACCAGCATGGCGACCGTCTCGCCGCGCAGTTTGAGCTGCTTGAGGGTGTCGAGCGCATCGGGGCCGGATTCGGCACGAACGATGCGGTTGGCATCGCCGTAACGACGGCGCAGGTCGCGGGCGACGGCCCGGGAGACCGCCGGGTCGTCGTCGACGGTCAGCATCACCGGTTTGCGAGAGACGGCTTCGGCAGTTGCGGCGCTAGTCATTAGCGATAATTATGCGCCTGCACACGCCCGCGCGGGGAGCGACAGTGGGCGTCGTGGGTTCACCACGAGCGATTTTGGCCAGCAGGAATCAGCGGGTATCGTAGAGCAACGGTGCGTTATCGCGCTGGTTTCTCGCGTGCCCTGTCGTAGGAATTTCCTCTCACTGGCTCACGTTGTAGGGCTGGTGCGTGCTGCGCCCACAAGGGCTGCGAAGCAACGAAACGAAGCGACGAAACCAAAAGAGGATCTGAAGAACAGTATGGCCAAGAAGGACGGCGCCATCGAGGTCGAGGGCCGCGTGGTCGAGCCCCTACCCAATGCGATGTTCCGCATTGAGCTGGAAAACGGCCACAAGGTGCTTGCCCACATCAGCGGCAAGATGCGGCAGCACTACATCCGCATCCTGCCCGAGGACCGGGTGGTGGTGGAGTTGTCTCCCTACGACCTCTCCCGGGGCCGCATTGTCTACCGATACAAGTAAAAAGCCCGAACAAGCAACCGACGAGAACACAGACAGGACCTAGAACAGCCGTGAAGGTGAACCCGAGCGTCAAGCCGATCTGCGACAAGTGCAGGGTGATCCGTCGGCATGGACGGGTCATGGTGATCTGCTCTGATCCGCGCCACAAGCAGCGTCAGGGCTAGTCCTACAGAGCTTGACCGCACACAACTGAATGTGGACCTCCCAGCACCACTGAAGGCATGAGGCCTTCAGCCACGTCCGGAACGGAGGCCGGACCCCGAAGCAGTTGGTCGGGAACGGGCTGGGAATTGAGACCTCCGCATAGAGAAGGAATGCCACCCCATGGCTCGACTAATGGGCGTCGACCTCCCGCGCGATAAGCGCATGGAGGTCGCGCTGACGTACATCTTCGGCATCGGCCGGACTCGTTCGATCGAGATCCTCGCCGCGACCGGGATCGACAAGGATCTGCGCACCAAGGACCTCACCGACGACCAGGTGACCCAGATGCGCGACTACATCGAAAGCAATCTCAAGGTCGAGGGTGACCTGCGCCGTGAAGTGCAGGCCGACATCCGCCGCAAGATCGAGATCGGCTGCTACCAGGGCCTTCGGCACCGCCGCGGCCTGCCTGTGCGTGGTCAGCGCACCAAGACCAATGCGCGTACCCGCAAGGGTCCGAAGCGCACCATCGCCGGCAAGAAGAAGGCCAGGTAAGTCATGCCCCCAGCAAAGAAGGCCGCCTCCGCGCCCAAGAAGGGTCAGAAGACCCGGCGCCGGGAAAAGAAGAACGTCCCGCACGGCGCCGCGCACATCAAGAGCACGTTCAACAACACGATCGTGACGATCACCGACCTGCAGGGCAACGTCCTGGCGTGGGCGTCGTCGGGTCACGTCGGCTTCAAGGGGTCGCGTAAGTCGACGCCGTTCGCCGCACAGCTGGCCGCCGAGAACGCCGCCCGCAAGGCGCAGGAGCACGGCGTCCGCAAGGTCGACGTGTTCGTCAAGGGCCCCGGTTCGGGCCGCGAGACCGCGATCCGTTCACTGCAGGCCGCCGGCCTCGAGGTCGGCGCCATCTCCGACGTCACCCCCCAGCCGCACAACGGCTGCCGCCCGCCCAAGCGCAGAAGGGTCTAGGTAAGAAGACATGGCTCGTTACACCGGACCCGTCACCCGCAAGTCGCGCCGTCTCGGCGTCGACCTGGTCGGTGGTGACCAGTCGTTCGAGAAGCGCCCCTACCCGCCCGGTCAGCACGGCCGCGCGCGGATCAAGGAGAGCGAGTACCGCCAGCAGCTGCAGGAGAAGCAGAAGGCCCGCTTCACCTACGGCGTGATGGAGAAGCAGTTCCGCCGCTACTACGAAGAAGCGGCCGGCCGTCCCGGCAAGACCGGTGACGAGCTGCTGCAGATCCTGGAAAGCCGGCTCGACAACGTCGTGTACCGCTCGGGCATCGCCCGCACCCGCCGGATGGCGCGTCAGCTCGTCAGCCACGGCCACTTCACGGTCAACGGCGTCAAGGTGACGATCCCCAGCTACCGGGTGTCGCAGTACGACATCATCGACATCAAGGGCAAGTCGCTGAACACGGTCCCGTTCCAGATCGCCCGCGAGACCGCCGGCGACCGTCCGATCCCCAGCTGGATCCAGGTGGTCGGCGAGCAGCAGCGCATCCTGATCCACCAGTTGCCCGAGCGCGCGCAGATCGAAGTGCCGCTCACCGAGCAGCTCATCGTCGAGTACTACTCGAAGTAAGACCACTCGCGCCAACCGGCGCGAGTGCCTCAACGGCATCAAATAGCGGGTGCCGAGAAGGAGATAACGAAACACCATGCTGATTTCACAGCGACCCACTCTGTCCGAAGAGGTCATCAGCGACAGCCGTTCGCAGTTCGTCATCGAGCCGCTGGAGCCGGGATTCGGCTACACGCTGGGCAACTCGCTGCGGCGCACGCTGCTGTCCTCGATTCCGGGCGCGGCCGTCACCAGCATCCGCATCGACGGTGTGCTGCACGAGTTCACCACCGTGCCGGGTGTCAAGGAAGACGTCACCGACATCATCCTGAACCTCAAGAGCCTGGTCGTGTCCTCCGAGGAGGACGAGCCGGTCACCATGTACCTGCGCAAGCAGGGCCCGGGTGAGGTCACCGCCGGTGACATCGTGCCGCCGGCGGGCGTCACCGTGCACAACCCCGACATGCACATCGCGACCCTGAACGACAAGGGCAAGCTCGAGATCGAGCTCGTCGTCGAGCGCGGCCGCGGTTACGTCCCGGCCGTGCAGAACAAGGCCTCGGGTGCCGAAATCGGCCGTATCCCGGTCGATTCCATCTACTCGCCGGTCCTGAAGGTCACCTACAAGGTGGACGCGACGCGTGTCGAGCAGCGCACCGACTTCGACAAGCTGATCCTCGACGTCGAGACCAAGAGCTCGATCGGCCCCCGTGACGCGCTGGCGTCCGCGGGTAAGACGCTGGTCGAATTGTTCG
This genomic stretch from Mycobacterium paraterrae harbors:
- a CDS encoding LLM class F420-dependent oxidoreductase, with translation MTDSAASKPNLGRFGSFGRGVTPEQAKDIEALGYGAVWVGGSPPAELAWVEPILEATTTLQVATGIVNIWSDAAKPVAESFHRIDRAYPGRFLLGIGVGHPEAVTEYRKPYDALVEYLDELDEFGVPAHRRVVAALGPQVLKLSARRSAGAHPYLTTPEHTAQARELMGPSAFLAPEHKVVLTTDAEHARAVARKMLPVYFNLANYRNNWKRLGFSEEETTFPGSDRLIDAVVAYGTPDAIAARLKEHLDAGADHVPVQVLTKDENLVSALAELAGPLGLTPA
- a CDS encoding MMPL family transporter, whose translation is MALGSFAPMLSMLARLVIAAPRRALAAVLLFTVVAAIFGATVTEHLGAAGFQDPGSPSSRGMKVLTTTFGQGEMDLTLVIRARGSVQDKSTAAAGRTLVDELRRSEFVKDVESPWDGSPLAATLVGKDGNTALVIAGITGSENDAPKHAKTIADRFTGQRDGLQVIAGGTATVASEINDQSERDLVGAEAITLPLSLIVLVWVFGGLFAALLPLVVGGLAIIGTLGMLRVITMFADVSVFSLDLTTAMGLALAIDYTLLLIHRYREEYAEVGDRDVALRHAMVTAGRTILFSACTVFLAVSALAVFPMYFLRSMAYAGCGVVALAGLYAVVVAPAVITLLGDRIESLNIRALFGRGHPNPDVRQGVLYRVATFVMRHAVPCAVAVVALLLLLGSPFAGAHFGLPDDRVLPTSAQSRQAGDIVRSEFPADPSAATSIVIPDARELSVGDIADYATALSNVPGVEAIAAPSGSYVQGQVVGPPGLPAGVKDGSVWMSASIPGSSLDSRYRTAVDQLRSVPVPHRAEALFTGADQLNRDSVDQIVHRLPVVLLLVAATTFVLVFLLTGSLVLPLEALVLNTLSLSATLGALVWVFQEGHLGGLGTTATGTLVADVLVFLFATAFGLSMDYEVFLLSRIREHWLKSAQRQEDNTEAVRMGIATAGRVITAAALLMVIVFAGLSTGQVSFMRMIGVGLALAVIVDATLVRMVLMPAFMKLVGRWNWYAPKPLAKLHAAVGVSES
- a CDS encoding acyl-CoA dehydrogenase family protein yields the protein MDRTDLEARLSYVGAVRRHLPELTDTLEKLGLMAVEDPATGVVDLWKQHGGPRLTAPRDLSGLGATCVETVELQRGVGYLSPSLAAATTMHYLSVAGLVDFAETADETTVGLVKSLIENNTVFASGFSEGTIDGSVFRPTMTAESVDGGYTVTGSKKPCSLADSMDCVMASVVLSDTDQRAITLIWNGSEGLSVAPLWTSSALGAAQTHAVNFDNVFVPSDLSMVSDVEDPDGRNEKSGYVLFGLIITAGYIGAATRLALKLVDRPQFDESDFVELFSPIEGVWRALRMVAARYDDGDRSDALFADLLWIRLGLRDQLQTSVARMVSRVGGVGFATDPEVAYLVGCISAYSFHPPNLREAGTFLIDHELAGQIDLTRG
- a CDS encoding NAD-dependent epimerase/dehydratase family protein; translated protein: MRDGFRLAITGATGDFGRAVLRWACDHDDIAEVTALGRHPTSLRHSKIRQAHLDLSGSFDLAPVRGYDALVHLAYCVEEPRDKRRAYQVNVAATRTLLEQAHEVGIGQLILTSSANALGVTACGTGRQYPETRYPAGDQDTGHYYFQHKALVEHLANWYWANGDGKTTLAVVRPCYVVGGHFDNSGLRTMLSKSVVFPSPSRSFYQFLWDTDLVDAYAAILDRGLGGLYNVSPADHISVREVCTITGARLIPGPLRLLKPGANLLFRMHLSPFSGHWVTLGDPLLDSGLLQSTTDWRPSMNSAAALKKYLAARDN
- a CDS encoding aminotransferase class I/II-fold pyridoxal phosphate-dependent enzyme; its protein translation is MGSDGQKFSVTGDISTDVSERVAMARHFSAIGQMPFFQEISSVNPPRVGVRGRQCVLLGSNSYIGLSTHPDVVAASVRATEEFGTGTTGSRLLNGTYSLHVTLEKTIAGWLGHDDAVVFTTGYQTNVGTIQGLIGPDCLAVVDSYAHASIRDGVRLSRAVEERFDHNDVASLKDALARHAGTTFRRILVLVDSLYSMEGSTAPLEQIISVCKDAGALLMVDEAHGIGVFGPTGAGLSELTGTAQDIDVLMGSLSKAIGGLGGFVAGSQDIIDEIRFSARSLWFSTSGTPGAMAAAAAAIDVIRSGEGAERRKRLERNARLMRECLRPLDVELNRPDEDSPDWSPIIPIRLFDELRTVLSWNNLSDAGVFVTPAIYPAVPVGKPVLRVCMTSELSVDEIRWSAQTLAGELSWALAAA
- a CDS encoding ATP-binding protein → MTVERGCDADELRTLFLFEHLTDEQLATLCADGQIAHYEPGPLFLEGEPATCFYVLIEGELAMSKLSGGQDIETNRTSHRGVYCGAWQAFTGEKQQLYTTSVHVTKPSRFFVMDAPAFAEFMKDQFPMAVHLLDGIAVGTERTRRLIDNREKLLALGQLSAGLTHQLNNPAAAIARAAQELRGRISNMRSKLAMLADGTVSPETLNALVLLQDAVAEQVAKSASQHLSAIETSDREDAVGDWLDDHGIDDGWDIAPTFVEGGIDTDWLERIAATADELEASASLEQAIKWISYTIESELLMNQLVEASQRISALVADAKQYSQMDRAPFQVADVHDLLKSTLTMFADRLGKDSTCHVKVAKEFDRTLPQIPCFPGDLNQVWTNIIDNAIAAMGSAGGTLTIRTCREANEMLRVEICDTGPGIPEDVLEHIFEPFFTTKPVGEGTGLGLDLAWKIVVNKHHGDLRVESVPGDTRFIVLLPLEMPPAVDVALPENVDAAEEIARA